A part of Sus scrofa isolate TJ Tabasco breed Duroc chromosome 15, Sscrofa11.1, whole genome shotgun sequence genomic DNA contains:
- the LOC106506206 gene encoding beta-defensin 105-like → MEHTNVHSLLIHFTDQKHIPLRSIISEPLVLSRESQTSFLMSLPAEMAPSRKTFYFAFAFFFILAQFTSGCQAGLEYAQPLPAGDFAPCEPCWLGRGKCRKMCTEDEKVVGNCKVNFFCCRRRI, encoded by the exons ATGGAGCATACAAATGTGCATTCTTTATTGATTCACTTCACTGACCAAAAACATATCCCACTGCGTTCTATTATAAGTGAGCCTCTTGTCCTTTCAAGGGAATCCCAAACCTCTTTTCTGATGAGTCTTCCCGCTGAGATGGCTCCGAGCAGGAAGACGTTTTactttgcctttgcctttttcttcattttggctCAATTTACATCAG gGTGCCAGGCAGGACTAGAATATGCCCAGCCACTTCCAGCAG GTGACTTTGCTCCTTGTGAGCCATGCTGGCTCGGTCGGGGCAAATGCAGGAAGATGTGCACTGAGGACGAGAAGGTTGTTGGAAATTGCAAGGTGAACTTTTTCTGCTGCCGACGGAGGATCTAG
- the SPAG11B gene encoding uncharacterized protein SPAG11B: protein MQLFPQPRYKGSPPYCPPAAHSGCPSCGPLGDMERLLPPLTLLLVVLLFPGFSRATYANYQGTKGPRELKGEYPGQETNKSHLLRHQVKRYLLPRTPPFQEPEPNFKVINCKRSEGRCQNFCNYMEMQIGYCSKNKDPCCLPQN, encoded by the exons ATGCAGCTCTTCCCCCAGCCCCGCTATAAAGGAAGCCCTCCCTACTGCCCGCCTGCAGCCCACTCTGGATGTCCCAGCTGCGGTCCTCTTGGTGACATGGAGCGACTCCTCCCTCCGTTGACCCTTCTCCTTGTGGTCCTGCTGTTTCCAG GATTTTCCAGAGCCACGTATGCTAATTACCAAGGTACCAAGGGTCCCAGAGAACTAAAGGGAGAATACCCTGGACAAGAAACAAACAAGTCTCACCTGTTACGCCACCAAGTAAAACGCTACCTCTTGCCACGCACTCCCCCTTTCCAGG AACCTGAACCAAATTTCAAAGTTATCAACTGCAAGAGAAGTGAAGGCAGATGTCAAAACTTTTGtaattatatggaaatgcaaattggcTACTGCTCTAAAAACAAAGATCCCTGCTGTTTACCTCAGAACTGA
- the LOC110257188 gene encoding beta-defensin 15-like — protein MRMFLFLFAVFFFLAPARSGSFGNKCYRLKGRCVDHCQINEELVGLCQKFLKCCVTLQSCWKNKDSP, from the exons ATGAGgatgttcctctttctctttgctgTCTTCTTCTTTCTGGCCCCAG CCAGGAGTGGATCTTTTGGAAATAAATGCTACAGGCTTAAAGGGAGATGTGTGGACCATTGTCAGATAAATGAAGAACTTGTTGGTCTCTGCCAGAAGTTTCTGAAATGCTGTGTGACACTTCAGTCGTGTTGGAAAAATAAGGATAGCCCTTAA